A portion of the Cygnus olor isolate bCygOlo1 chromosome 15, bCygOlo1.pri.v2, whole genome shotgun sequence genome contains these proteins:
- the LOC121078306 gene encoding LOW QUALITY PROTEIN: noggin-2-like (The sequence of the model RefSeq protein was modified relative to this genomic sequence to represent the inferred CDS: inserted 1 base in 1 codon; deleted 2 bases in 1 codon): MTAIGALLLCSCXGLLRPGGGQPFLRLRPSPSDNLPVKDIVEHPDPEYDPKEQDLDERTLRKKLGSHFDPGFMAVAVPGPANASAEAAAAAGRARAALPAELRRLELGAPPHGPRLRVGKKARRKVLQWLWAYTYCPVLYTWKDLGVRFWPRYIKEGNCFAEKSCSLPEGMFCKPVKSVTKTFLRWHCQGWSSQKYCTWIPVQYPLISECKCSC; this comes from the exons ATGACGGCGATCGGGgcgctcctgctctgctcct ctgggctgctgcggccgggcggcgggcaGCCCTTCCTGCGGCTGCGGCCCTCGCCCAGCGACAACCTGCCCGTCAAAGACATCGTGGAGCACCCGGACCCCGAGTACGACCCCAAGGAGCAGGACCTGGACGAGCGGACTCTGCGCAAGAAGCTGGGCAGCCATTTCGACCCCGGCTTCATGGCCGTGGCCGTGCCGGGCCCCGCCAACGCCTCG gccgaggcggcggcggcggcggggcgggcgcgggcggcgctgcccgcggAGCTGCGGCGGCTGGAGCTGGGCGCACCGCCCCACGGGCCGCGCCTGCGGGTGGGCAAGAAGGCGCGGCGGAAGGTGCTGCAGTGGCTCTGGGCGTACACCTACTGCCCCGTGCTCTACACCTGGAAGGACCTGGGCGTCCGCTTCTGGCCGCGCTACATCAAGGAGGGCAACTGCTTCGCCGAGAAGTCCTGCTCGCTGCCCGAGGGCATGTTCTGCAAGCCCGTCAAGTCGGTCACCAAGACCTTCCTGCGctggcactgccagggctggtCCAGCCAGAAGTACTGCACCTGGATCCCCGTGCAGTACCCGCTCATCTCCGAGTGCAAGTGCTCCTGCTag